One Desulfobulbus oligotrophicus DNA segment encodes these proteins:
- a CDS encoding serine hydrolase translates to MQRPIIFILCLFFTVLQAAVTWAAPAERYALGYMWSGQLQRALDHRIRITPLLALQPGTRLEIVGRGQEFGVILNINTSLAQANKIAGQQAAALQRAGLKPAQPVKTSGFFNLYHICYKRSTRPEDLQNDWKVVQTTLVPPTSKRLVIEKIDQQNYALVYRCWQSKEAVTRLSSRHAQLLKKDKLVPALVAAVPRPVVQQALIRSAELNQPEKQPKQQTTTPTTAPVLAGKAAIKSPAPHKKGAVASGKMGQFIQEQTQKGRLRPTDRTAWVAYDLSSNTYLVNYNASRSFQAASMIKPFVALAFFHQHAKGLQPYTAQHRRMMEAMIQQSDNPATNWFIRRLGGPARCQALLAKEYGHLFRQVRIQEYIPADGRTYKNSALPSDYIQFLRALWQHKLPKSQEILRVMSLPKPNRLVRGTNIPDSTAVYNKTGTTALLCGDMGILVTRGPNGRKVPYAVVGIVERSSRPGNYKQWMRNSGDAIRNFSSMVYGTMKQKHVLL, encoded by the coding sequence ATGCAACGCCCGATCATTTTTATCCTGTGCCTCTTTTTTACTGTTCTTCAAGCAGCTGTGACCTGGGCGGCACCAGCCGAACGCTATGCTCTGGGATACATGTGGAGTGGTCAACTGCAACGGGCATTAGACCACCGGATACGGATAACCCCTCTGCTTGCCTTACAACCCGGCACCCGCCTGGAGATCGTGGGGCGCGGTCAGGAGTTCGGCGTTATCCTGAATATCAACACCTCCCTTGCCCAGGCGAACAAGATTGCCGGTCAACAGGCAGCTGCGCTCCAGCGCGCCGGCTTAAAACCGGCTCAGCCGGTAAAGACCTCCGGCTTTTTCAATCTCTATCATATCTGCTATAAACGCAGTACGCGACCGGAAGACCTTCAAAACGACTGGAAAGTCGTGCAAACAACCCTGGTACCCCCAACAAGCAAACGATTGGTCATTGAAAAAATTGACCAGCAGAACTACGCGCTTGTATATCGCTGCTGGCAGAGCAAGGAGGCCGTCACCCGCCTCTCCAGCCGGCACGCGCAACTGTTAAAAAAGGATAAACTCGTTCCCGCACTGGTTGCTGCGGTACCACGACCGGTTGTTCAGCAGGCTCTGATCCGGAGTGCTGAGCTCAACCAACCGGAAAAACAACCCAAACAGCAGACCACCACCCCGACCACCGCCCCGGTCCTGGCTGGTAAAGCGGCAATAAAAAGCCCGGCACCACACAAAAAAGGGGCTGTGGCCAGCGGCAAGATGGGCCAGTTTATCCAGGAACAAACCCAAAAAGGCCGGTTACGTCCGACAGACAGAACCGCCTGGGTCGCTTATGACCTGAGCAGTAACACCTATCTGGTCAACTACAATGCGTCGCGGTCGTTTCAGGCGGCCAGCATGATCAAACCCTTTGTGGCACTTGCTTTTTTTCATCAGCACGCAAAGGGACTGCAGCCCTATACCGCACAACATCGACGGATGATGGAGGCTATGATCCAGCAGAGCGACAACCCGGCAACCAACTGGTTTATTCGCCGGCTTGGCGGCCCTGCACGCTGTCAGGCGTTACTGGCAAAAGAGTACGGACATCTGTTTCGGCAGGTACGCATTCAAGAGTATATCCCCGCCGATGGCAGAACCTATAAGAACAGTGCACTCCCTTCTGATTACATACAGTTTTTACGGGCGCTGTGGCAGCACAAGCTGCCAAAATCTCAAGAAATATTGCGAGTGATGTCACTGCCGAAGCCTAACCGGCTGGTGCGTGGCACCAATATACCCGACAGTACGGCAGTGTATAACAAAACCGGCACTACGGCTCTTCTGTGCGGCGACATGGGGATTCTGGTAACCCGCGGTCCCAATGGCCGCAAGGTACCGTATGCGGTGGTCGGTATTGTTGAACGTTCATCCCGACCCGGGAATTACAAACAGTGGATGCGAAACAGCGGCGATGCCATTCGCAACTTCTCTTCCATGGTGTATGGCACAATGAAGCAGAAACATGTTCTGCTCTGA
- a CDS encoding DUF7352 domain-containing protein, protein MKTIWKFELTPNRIQSIPLPSGAQILTVHAKDDNAPLMWVLVDPDMPPQERYLGVYTTNTAVPDDPGRYIGSFFIYEGTLEFHLFEMDEPAEETTE, encoded by the coding sequence ATGAAAACTATTTGGAAATTTGAACTCACTCCCAACCGTATTCAGTCCATTCCCCTGCCGTCCGGGGCGCAGATACTCACCGTGCATGCTAAAGACGACAATGCTCCCCTGATGTGGGTTCTGGTCGATCCGGATATGCCGCCCCAGGAACGTTATCTCGGTGTCTATACCACCAACACCGCTGTGCCCGATGATCCGGGCCGGTACATCGGATCCTTTTTCATCTACGAGGGGACTCTCGAATTTCATCTCTTTGAGATGGATGAACCAGCTGAAGAGACGACAGAATGA
- the purU gene encoding formyltetrahydrofolate deformylase produces MSAIHSSHLPASAILLIHCPDSKGIIATVSEFIYQNNGNITNLDQHVDLEREVFFMRIEWELDNFIIPNEKIGEYFDTLIAKRFQMQWQLHFSHEVPRMALFVSKQPHCLYDILARWKSQEIEVEIPLIISNHPDLETVARQFDIDFHLFIINGENKREQEQEQLALLAKHRIEFIVLARYMQILSEEFISHYRNRIINIHHSFLPAFPGAKPYHSAFERGVKVIGATSHYVTRELDAGPIIAQDIIRVSHADSVEDLIRKGRDLEKVILSRSIWHHLQRQILVYQNRTLVFS; encoded by the coding sequence ATGAGCGCAATCCACTCCTCCCATCTACCGGCCTCTGCTATTTTGCTGATTCACTGCCCTGACAGTAAAGGTATTATTGCGACGGTCAGCGAGTTCATCTACCAGAACAACGGCAACATTACCAATCTCGACCAGCATGTCGACCTGGAACGCGAGGTCTTTTTTATGCGCATTGAATGGGAACTCGATAACTTCATCATTCCCAACGAAAAGATCGGCGAATACTTTGACACCCTGATCGCTAAGAGATTCCAGATGCAGTGGCAACTCCACTTCTCACACGAAGTGCCCCGCATGGCCCTGTTTGTCTCCAAACAGCCGCACTGCCTCTACGATATACTTGCCCGCTGGAAATCACAGGAAATTGAGGTCGAGATTCCACTGATTATCAGCAATCATCCTGATCTTGAAACAGTGGCCCGACAATTTGACATCGATTTTCACCTCTTTATCATCAACGGTGAAAATAAACGTGAGCAGGAACAGGAGCAGCTGGCACTTCTGGCGAAACATCGCATTGAGTTCATTGTCCTTGCCCGGTATATGCAGATCCTTTCCGAGGAGTTTATCAGTCATTACAGAAACCGGATTATCAACATTCACCACTCCTTCCTGCCTGCATTTCCCGGGGCCAAGCCGTATCACTCCGCCTTTGAGCGAGGGGTCAAGGTTATCGGCGCCACCAGCCACTATGTTACCAGGGAGCTCGATGCCGGGCCGATCATCGCCCAGGATATCATCCGGGTCAGCCATGCCGACTCGGTGGAAGATCTTATTCGCAAAGGACGGGACCTGGAGAAGGTTATCTTATCCCGATCCATTTGGCATCATCTGCAACGCCAGATCCTGGTCTACCAGAATCGGACCCTGGTCTTTTCCTGA
- a CDS encoding efflux transporter outer membrane subunit — translation MNRSVLFVLLLLLYGCAAVGPDYRPPSLQTPDAWTSAAASGQTASALVHTAWWEGFEAPLLSDLIHRAVRTNLELEQARERIAQARAAVILAGAAGVPQVNTAAAVNRSRQSSNASAAGSGYTSTLYQAGFDVGWEIDVFGGVRRSIQSADAQLEANTEGLHGAILTLLGDVAGNYIDLRINQAQLQVARHNLAAQQHVVGLTTERYQLGLTSYLDVTQAEGQQKATEALIPSFESAIKASMYRLAVLLAEPPGALVNELAADCPLPATTGLLAPGLPADLLSRRPDLRATERLLAAASADIGVATADLYPRFDLTLGLGLQADSSSSFVERASRYWSIVPGVTLPLVDGGKRRAAIDMQQAKYNELLAKYRALYNSALEDVENALTAHYAERTRHHVLDKSVEINEEAVSLALDRYRRGLTTFLDVLTAQQALYTAQSALIESKGRQLISLVVLYKALGGGWQLHRDG, via the coding sequence GTGAACAGGTCTGTTCTCTTTGTACTCCTGCTGCTTCTTTACGGCTGTGCAGCTGTTGGCCCGGATTACCGGCCTCCGTCTCTGCAAACACCCGATGCCTGGACAAGCGCCGCTGCTTCCGGACAGACAGCTTCCGCATTGGTACATACCGCCTGGTGGGAGGGGTTTGAAGCCCCCCTTCTCTCTGATTTAATCCACCGGGCAGTGCGCACCAACCTGGAACTCGAACAGGCCCGGGAGCGCATAGCTCAGGCTCGGGCAGCTGTGATCCTGGCCGGTGCTGCAGGGGTACCCCAGGTCAACACTGCTGCTGCCGTGAACCGGAGCAGGCAGAGCAGCAACGCATCCGCAGCAGGCTCGGGATATACGAGCACCCTCTATCAGGCCGGTTTCGACGTTGGCTGGGAAATCGATGTGTTTGGTGGGGTCCGCCGAAGCATCCAGTCAGCCGACGCACAACTTGAGGCCAACACCGAGGGGCTGCACGGTGCAATCCTCACATTGCTCGGCGATGTTGCCGGTAACTACATAGACTTACGCATCAACCAGGCACAGCTGCAGGTTGCCCGTCACAATCTGGCCGCCCAGCAACATGTGGTCGGCCTGACCACAGAACGCTATCAGCTCGGCCTGACCAGTTACCTTGATGTCACCCAGGCAGAGGGGCAACAGAAGGCCACCGAAGCGCTCATTCCCTCATTTGAATCGGCAATAAAGGCCTCCATGTATCGCCTCGCCGTCCTTCTGGCAGAACCGCCGGGAGCTCTTGTAAACGAGCTTGCAGCCGACTGTCCCCTACCGGCGACAACCGGACTGCTCGCTCCCGGTCTTCCGGCAGACCTTCTGTCCCGTCGTCCGGATCTGCGCGCCACTGAACGCCTGCTGGCAGCAGCTTCAGCCGATATAGGCGTCGCCACGGCTGACCTGTACCCCAGATTCGACCTGACCCTTGGTCTTGGTTTACAGGCTGACAGTTCATCCAGTTTTGTTGAACGGGCAAGCCGCTACTGGTCAATAGTACCCGGAGTAACTCTGCCGCTTGTTGATGGCGGCAAGAGAAGAGCGGCCATTGATATGCAACAGGCAAAATACAATGAGTTACTTGCCAAGTACAGGGCTCTTTACAACAGTGCTCTGGAAGATGTTGAAAATGCCTTAACCGCCCACTATGCTGAACGCACCCGTCACCATGTTCTTGACAAATCGGTCGAGATCAACGAAGAGGCCGTGTCGCTGGCTCTTGATCGCTATCGTCGAGGTCTCACCACCTTTCTTGATGTGCTGACAGCGCAACAGGCCCTGTATACTGCGCAGAGTGCTCTTATCGAGTCAAAGGGACGGCAGTTGATCAGTCTGGTCGTCCTCTACAAAGCCCTTGGTGGCGGCTGGCAACTCCACCGGGACGGATAA
- a CDS encoding efflux RND transporter periplasmic adaptor subunit, which yields MSAHPTPVWKQQQMTLKNKILPILAALGIVLALLVALQTQKKRPPAQPVGLPAKAPFTSYIGGAGIVEASSNNISIGTSLPGLVKVVYVKVGDRLKQGDPLFLIDDRDLQAQQLVKEANRIHAQASINEAKALLEDARSQYALVKTATNSKAVSVDDIQKRRNAELLAQAKVESAGAAKEVADAELKATHLMIEQLTVRAPMACEVMQVNIRAGEYASTGVLATPLILLGNLDLLYVRVDIDENDAWRFKPETKAVASMRGNRDLKADLHFVRVEPFIVAKKSLTGSSTERVDTRVLQVLYSFPRQALPAYVGQQMDVFIEAPDISTTSVAVESRL from the coding sequence ATGTCAGCTCATCCAACCCCGGTGTGGAAGCAACAGCAGATGACCCTCAAAAATAAGATCCTCCCCATCCTCGCAGCGCTGGGCATTGTTTTAGCCCTTCTTGTCGCCTTACAGACCCAGAAGAAAAGACCACCGGCCCAGCCCGTCGGCTTACCGGCCAAAGCACCGTTTACCTCCTATATCGGAGGGGCCGGTATCGTTGAAGCCAGCAGCAACAACATCAGCATCGGCACGTCCCTGCCCGGTCTTGTGAAAGTTGTTTACGTCAAGGTCGGCGACAGGCTCAAGCAGGGTGATCCTCTTTTCCTGATAGATGATCGCGATCTGCAGGCTCAACAACTCGTTAAAGAGGCAAACCGGATTCATGCTCAAGCCTCCATCAATGAGGCTAAGGCCCTTTTGGAGGATGCCCGTTCTCAATATGCCTTAGTCAAGACAGCCACGAACAGCAAGGCTGTCAGTGTTGATGACATTCAAAAACGCCGCAACGCCGAACTGCTGGCGCAGGCAAAAGTAGAGAGTGCCGGGGCGGCAAAGGAAGTTGCCGATGCGGAACTCAAGGCAACGCACCTGATGATTGAACAGCTGACAGTGCGTGCGCCCATGGCCTGTGAGGTGATGCAGGTGAATATCCGTGCAGGTGAGTACGCATCAACCGGGGTGCTCGCAACGCCGCTGATCCTGCTTGGCAACCTTGACCTTCTGTATGTCCGGGTTGATATCGATGAAAATGACGCCTGGCGGTTTAAGCCGGAGACCAAAGCCGTTGCCTCCATGCGCGGTAACCGTGACCTGAAGGCTGACCTGCACTTTGTCCGTGTTGAACCATTTATTGTCGCCAAAAAATCCCTCACCGGCAGCAGCACCGAGCGGGTTGACACCCGGGTTCTGCAGGTGCTGTACAGTTTTCCGCGTCAGGCTTTACCAGCCTATGTCGGTCAACAGATGGACGTGTTCATTGAAGCACCTGATATTTCGACCACATCGGTGGCCGTGGAGAGCAGGTTGTGA
- a CDS encoding ABC transporter ATP-binding protein → MNAPPLAVRCNGITKAYGTGDTKVHALRGVDLTVQAGELLMLVGPSGCGKTTLISIIAGILDQDDGQCLLFGEDIIRFPPKKRVRYRGLNIGFVFQSFNLIPTLTAAENVAIPLLVNGTTMSTAIKKAGQLLTEVGLAGREHSLPSQLSGGQQQRVAIARALVHSPRLVVCDEPTSALDHATGLKVMETLKQLAVGQNRCLIIVTHDARIFPFADRIANMDDGRITHVSSSNPGVEATADDPQK, encoded by the coding sequence ATGAACGCGCCTCCCCTTGCCGTTCGCTGCAACGGTATCACCAAGGCCTATGGAACAGGAGATACCAAAGTCCATGCCCTGCGTGGAGTAGACCTCACGGTTCAGGCAGGAGAGTTGCTCATGCTGGTGGGCCCGTCCGGCTGCGGCAAAACAACCCTGATTTCCATCATCGCGGGCATACTTGACCAGGATGACGGCCAATGCCTTCTGTTCGGCGAAGATATCATCCGTTTTCCTCCAAAGAAGCGGGTACGTTATCGAGGACTGAACATCGGCTTTGTCTTCCAATCTTTCAATCTGATTCCAACACTCACCGCAGCGGAAAATGTCGCCATCCCCCTGTTGGTTAACGGTACGACGATGAGCACAGCAATAAAAAAGGCCGGTCAGCTGCTCACTGAAGTCGGGCTGGCAGGTCGGGAACATTCACTCCCCTCACAGCTGTCCGGCGGTCAACAGCAGCGGGTTGCCATTGCCCGTGCTCTGGTGCACAGCCCCAGACTCGTGGTCTGTGATGAACCGACCAGCGCTCTTGACCATGCAACCGGACTCAAAGTCATGGAAACCCTGAAACAGCTGGCTGTAGGCCAAAATCGATGCCTGATCATTGTTACCCACGATGCGCGTATTTTTCCCTTTGCCGATCGCATTGCCAACATGGACGATGGCAGAATAACCCATGTCAGCTCATCCAACCCCGGTGTGGAAGCAACAGCAGATGACCCTCAAAAATAA
- a CDS encoding ABC transporter permease, producing MLSIALKMLLGDRGKYIGIITGIALASILMIQQPGILISIFARTYSFITDVALPDIWVMDPMVRFIDDSQPMLDTQLYRVRGVKGVEWAVPLYKGNTRVRMSNGQLVTSNMLGLDDATLIGGPAVILEGRLADLRLPDSVIIDEAGARGRLAKPPATPDGRPIPLKVGDMLEINDKRAVVVGIARATATFGSQPIIYTTYTRAKTYAFSERKMLSYILVKIKPDETVPAVAERISRDTGMAARTAREFKRMTLNYVRKNTSILTNFGFVVVIGFIVGAAVTGQIFYNFTLDNLRYFAVFKAMGASDRMLQGMIFVQALLVGFIGFGFGAGITSLVAAITRGGTGLTMTLNWQLLLGSAIAVAVIVLLAALISVRKVMQLEPAVVFK from the coding sequence ATGCTCAGCATTGCTCTCAAAATGCTCCTCGGCGACCGGGGGAAATATATCGGCATTATCACCGGTATCGCGCTCGCCTCGATACTGATGATCCAACAGCCCGGTATTCTGATCTCAATCTTTGCCAGGACCTACAGTTTTATCACGGATGTGGCGCTTCCCGACATCTGGGTTATGGACCCCATGGTCAGATTTATTGATGATTCACAGCCAATGCTTGATACGCAACTGTACCGGGTACGCGGTGTAAAAGGCGTTGAATGGGCTGTGCCCCTGTACAAAGGAAATACGCGGGTGCGCATGAGCAACGGCCAGCTGGTTACCTCCAACATGCTGGGATTGGACGATGCCACGCTGATCGGCGGACCTGCCGTCATTCTTGAAGGACGTCTGGCCGATCTTCGTCTGCCGGACAGTGTGATCATAGATGAGGCCGGTGCCAGGGGCAGATTAGCCAAACCTCCGGCCACGCCCGATGGCAGGCCGATACCGCTTAAGGTCGGTGATATGCTTGAGATCAATGATAAACGTGCGGTGGTGGTGGGTATCGCCAGGGCGACCGCCACGTTCGGGTCGCAACCGATTATCTACACGACCTATACCCGGGCCAAGACCTATGCGTTTTCCGAACGCAAAATGCTCTCCTATATCCTTGTCAAAATAAAACCAGACGAAACCGTGCCTGCTGTTGCTGAACGTATCAGCCGGGACACAGGAATGGCTGCCCGGACCGCCCGCGAATTCAAAAGAATGACGCTCAACTATGTTCGCAAAAACACCTCGATTCTCACCAACTTCGGCTTTGTGGTCGTGATCGGCTTTATTGTCGGCGCTGCGGTCACAGGTCAGATTTTCTACAACTTCACCCTCGACAATCTTCGCTACTTCGCGGTGTTCAAGGCAATGGGAGCCTCTGATCGGATGTTGCAGGGGATGATCTTTGTCCAGGCCTTGCTGGTGGGTTTTATCGGTTTTGGTTTCGGAGCAGGCATCACCAGTCTCGTCGCCGCCATAACCCGCGGAGGCACCGGTCTGACCATGACGCTCAACTGGCAATTACTGCTTGGCAGCGCCATTGCGGTCGCTGTCATCGTGCTGCTGGCGGCATTGATCAGCGTGCGCAAGGTGATGCAACTTGAGCCGGCGGTGGTCTTCAAATGA
- a CDS encoding transporter, with the protein MMYKRMYTPLISGVLTACLMITPVCAAEKKAQAAQPTTEKMGGPSGTPVNSAISGGAIVPKGMLLTALNFSYRDKDKVVDDAGLGARLLEQQLYLLKLRYGVTDRFELAFVPGYVSTHRDAYGGAKADRIEGVTDFALAGTYTPLSQRLGDPFSLGLALGVNMPTGQDGSEHPPGGDVWSYNAKVGITKVWHPTHRIDWDLGFVQPTETGNQGVRKDTTITMTGSYHYVFTQNFDVGLEFTLEKSREWERNGVDMRNGYTEMYVGPTMNFCMPQWNMWLGLGAFFPVIRDYDIPTASDDVRIEIKLGKVWSW; encoded by the coding sequence ATGATGTACAAAAGGATGTATACACCGCTCATCAGCGGGGTGTTGACTGCCTGTCTGATGATTACGCCCGTCTGCGCCGCGGAAAAAAAAGCTCAGGCAGCACAACCAACAACAGAGAAGATGGGGGGGCCGAGCGGTACACCGGTTAACTCGGCCATCAGTGGTGGAGCAATTGTGCCCAAGGGCATGCTGCTCACCGCCCTCAACTTTTCCTACCGTGACAAGGACAAAGTCGTTGATGATGCGGGCCTGGGCGCTCGACTCCTGGAACAGCAGCTGTATCTGCTCAAGTTGCGCTACGGCGTGACGGATAGGTTTGAATTGGCCTTTGTACCGGGGTATGTCAGCACACACCGGGATGCGTACGGCGGAGCCAAGGCCGATCGGATTGAAGGAGTGACCGACTTTGCCCTGGCCGGCACCTATACACCGCTGTCACAACGACTGGGCGACCCGTTCAGCCTCGGGCTTGCTCTGGGGGTGAATATGCCCACTGGCCAAGACGGATCTGAGCATCCTCCGGGAGGCGACGTCTGGTCCTACAATGCCAAGGTTGGCATCACCAAGGTATGGCACCCTACGCACCGTATTGACTGGGACCTTGGTTTTGTTCAGCCCACGGAAACCGGCAACCAGGGCGTGCGCAAGGATACGACCATCACCATGACCGGCAGCTACCACTATGTCTTTACACAAAACTTTGATGTCGGCCTTGAGTTCACCCTGGAAAAAAGCAGGGAGTGGGAACGAAACGGTGTTGATATGCGTAACGGATACACGGAGATGTATGTCGGTCCGACCATGAACTTCTGTATGCCGCAGTGGAACATGTGGCTGGGACTCGGGGCCTTTTTCCCCGTGATTCGAGATTACGACATCCCGACCGCGTCCGATGACGTCCGCATCGAAATCAAGCTCGGCAAGGTCTGGAGCTGGTGA
- a CDS encoding SDR family oxidoreductase, which translates to MGSQKIVLVTGANRGIGFEICRQLAGLGCTVLLGARDIEHGCTAARQLQSKKLDVHAVHVDMNDVTSFSRLHDWIATTHGQLDILVNNAGIANDWAYTAADVPVTLIQETFAVNFFNLIALTQQLLPLLRTAPAGRIVNQSSILASLTLHSTPDSGLENLKPLAYNASKTAVNAFTVHLAHALKDTAIKVNAAHPGDVITDLNPNGLISVVEGARTAVQLAMLPADGPTGGFFHLNDPLPW; encoded by the coding sequence ATGGGTTCACAAAAAATCGTCCTGGTGACCGGTGCCAACAGGGGCATCGGCTTTGAGATCTGCCGCCAGCTTGCCGGGCTCGGCTGCACTGTGTTGCTGGGTGCCCGCGACATCGAGCATGGTTGTACAGCTGCCCGGCAACTGCAGAGCAAAAAACTTGACGTTCATGCTGTTCATGTTGACATGAACGATGTGACCTCGTTCAGCCGACTGCACGACTGGATCGCCACAACCCATGGCCAGCTTGACATCCTGGTCAACAACGCCGGTATTGCCAATGATTGGGCCTATACAGCAGCGGATGTACCGGTTACCCTGATACAGGAAACCTTTGCAGTTAACTTCTTCAACCTGATCGCCCTGACCCAGCAGCTTCTACCGCTTCTGCGAACAGCTCCGGCAGGACGTATTGTCAATCAGTCCAGTATCCTCGCCTCCCTGACCCTGCACTCCACCCCGGATTCCGGCCTCGAGAATCTCAAGCCGCTGGCCTATAATGCCAGCAAGACCGCTGTCAACGCCTTTACCGTGCACCTGGCTCACGCGCTCAAAGACACAGCCATCAAGGTGAATGCCGCTCATCCGGGAGATGTGATCACAGACCTCAACCCGAACGGCCTCATCAGTGTGGTTGAGGGAGCCCGAACAGCGGTACAGCTGGCCATGCTGCCGGCGGACGGACCCACCGGCGGATTTTTTCATCTCAATGATCCGCTGCCCTGGTAA
- a CDS encoding response regulator, with protein sequence MKKPRLLLADDHRLVAEGLRGLLEPAYQLVGIVEDGRALLEAADRLVPDVVVADISMPLLNGIEAVRQLKKKNPELAVVFLTMHLDVAYAASAFEAGASGYVLKHSASSELLTAIDNALKGRTYITPMLAGELLNYQRNRPQGEQPDGLARLTARQREVLQLIAEGLSVKEAAAVLGISARTVEFHKYSMMESLGLKNSAELMRFAVEHAIK encoded by the coding sequence ATGAAAAAACCGCGCCTGCTCCTGGCTGACGATCATCGCCTGGTGGCTGAAGGTCTCCGAGGTCTCCTGGAGCCCGCTTACCAGCTGGTGGGCATTGTCGAAGATGGACGCGCCCTGCTTGAGGCTGCAGACAGGCTGGTTCCGGATGTGGTGGTGGCAGACATATCAATGCCGCTTTTAAACGGCATTGAAGCCGTCCGACAGCTCAAGAAAAAAAATCCGGAACTCGCAGTCGTTTTTCTCACCATGCACCTTGACGTTGCCTATGCGGCCAGCGCCTTTGAGGCCGGTGCCTCCGGCTACGTGCTCAAACACTCCGCCTCTTCCGAACTGTTAACCGCCATCGACAACGCTCTGAAAGGACGGACCTACATCACGCCCATGCTGGCCGGAGAACTGCTCAACTATCAGCGGAATCGTCCTCAGGGTGAACAACCTGACGGTCTTGCCCGATTAACGGCGCGACAGCGCGAGGTGTTGCAACTGATCGCCGAAGGTCTTTCCGTCAAAGAGGCTGCGGCTGTGCTTGGTATATCTGCCCGGACAGTCGAATTTCACAAGTACAGTATGATGGAATCTTTAGGACTGAAAAATTCAGCGGAACTGATGCGCTTTGCTGTGGAACACGCCATCAAGTAA